The sequence TCACCGACACGTCCGTCGCCTGCGCCGACAGCATCACCGCGATCAGCAGTTCGAACGGCGTCGAGTATTCGAGCTCGGTGGTCGGATGCGGGTTGAGGCTTTGCAGCGTCTCGTAGATCGCGCGGCGTTTGTTCGCGTTCATGCGGTCGGTTTCAGCGCTTAGGCGTCGTTTGAGGGGAAGGGGCGTCGGGCGCGGGGGGGCCGCTCGCGCCTTCCGGCGCGATGCCGAGCCGGCGGCGGCGCGCCTCGGCCGCATCGATTTGGGCTTGCACATCGTCACTGACCGCATCGACGTTCTTCGGTCCCTGGCCAAGTGCAGCCAGCTCTTCCTTCTTCTTGCGCGCGCGTTCGAGCGCGGCCTGGATGATGGCGCGCTTCTTGGCCTCGGCGTCGTCCACGGCTGGCGCAGTCGATGCAGGGGCGCCCGCGGCAGGGGCGCCCGCGGCGGCCGTGTGGTTCGCCGCCCGCCGCGCCGCGGCGCGCGCTTCGGCCGCTTCGCGTTCGCGCGCAAGACGCGCCGTGTGACGGTCGTGCCGCATGCGCGCGGCGTCGGCCTGCGGCTGTGTCCAAGCGTCCCAGCCCGTTGCCGCGCCAGTGACCGGCACCATGGCGATGCAGTCGACCGGGCAGGGTGCGACGCACAGATCGCAGCCCGTGCACAGCTCGGCGACGATCGTGTGCATTTGCTTCGGGGCCCCGACGATTGCATCGACCGGACACGCCTGCATGCAAAGCGTGCAGCCGATGCAAAGTTGCTCGTCGATGACGGCGAGCGGCCGCGGCCGTTCGACGCCGTTGTCCGGATTGAGCGCGATGACGGGCTTGCCAAGCAGCGCGGCGAGCCGCGCCACGCCTTCCTCGCCGCCGGGCGGACATTGGTTGTAGCCGGCCTCGCCGCTGGCGATGGCCTCGGCATAGGGGCGGCAGCCGGCATAGCCGCACTTCGTGCATTGCGTCTGGGGAAGCAGATCTTCGATGCGGTCTGCGAGGGTCTGGGGATGGGTCACGGTGAGGACGTCTGGGGCGGCTGGCGGTGAGGTCCGCCGCGCTTGTAGTCTTGTTTGCAGCCGGGCCGCTGGCGCTTGAAACGAGCCGGCTCGCGTCTCGGCTTGCCGCTTGGTTTGCGGTTTCGGCGCACGCGGCGCGGATTTAGTCAAAGGCTACATTATCGCCGATTTCCCCGATTGCCATTGACAAACCATGTGCCATAATCGAAGCGCTTTTTCGCACGACCGCAGGAGAGAGTCTCCCAATAACGGCGCGAGCGTCACGACTAGCCGGTGCAGGTCATGCAGTGCCGGCGGCGCGCTTCCGGTAACGCGGTTCAAGAAGCAATTTGCCACCATGAATCAGCCGAAAATCAAAAGAGATCCTGAAGGCACACGGCGCCGAATTCTGCTGGCGGCGGCCGAGGAGTTTGCGAATGGTGGGTTGTTCGGCGCGCGCGTCGATCAGATCGCCCGCCGCGCCGAAACGAACGAGCGCATGCTCTATTACTACTTCGGCAGCAAGGAGCAGCTTTTTACCGCAGTGCTCGAGTACGTGTTCAGCGCGTTGACTGAAGCGGAGCGGGCGCTCGATTTGAACGGCATCGCGCCGGTCGAAGCGATCACGCGGCTCGCGCACTTCGTTTGGGACTACTATCGCGATCACCCCGACTTGCTGCGGCTCGTGAACAACGAGAACCTGCACGAAGCGCGCTACATCCACAAATCGACCCGCATCCGCGAAATGATCTCGCCGATCGTCGCGACGCTTTCGTCGATTCTGGAGCGCGGGCAGCGGGCTGGGCTCTTTCGCTCGAACGTCGATCCGCTGCGCTTTTACGTGGTGCTGTCGGGGCTCGGCTACTACATCGTGTCGAACCGCTTCACGCTCGAGGCGACACTGGGGCGTGATTTCAGCGCGCCCGCCGAGCGCGGCGAGATCGTCCAGATGAACACGGAGCTGTTGCTCGCGTACTTGATGCGGCGTTGAGGCCGCACACGCGTTTTATCACCTAAAACGCAAAGGGCGCATCGCGAACGATGCGCCCTTTGCGTTTCCTGCTTGAATGCCGACCGCGTGCCGGCCGCGCTTACGCTTCGACGGCAGCGCGCTCGGTCTTCGGTTCCCTGTTGTGCGCGAGGATGAAGTCGCGCAACTGCGGATAGATGATCGTGCGCCAGCGTCGACCGGAGAAGATGCCGTAGTGGCCGCACTTCTCCGCCGTGAAATGGCGCTTGTTCTTGGCGGGAATGCCGCTGCACAGATCTTGCGCGGCGCGCGTCTGGCCGTCGCCGGAGATGTCGTCGAGCTCGCCTTCGATCGTGAAAAGCGCGGTCTTCTTGATGTCCTGCGGACGCACCGGTTCGCCGTCGATCACCCAGGTGCCTTCGGCCAGGCGGAATTCCTGGAACACGATGCGGATCGTGTCGAGATAGTATTCGGCGGCCATGTCGAGCACCGCGTTGTATTCGTCGTAGAAGCGGCGGTGTGCTTCGGCATCCTCTTCATCGCCGCGCAAGAGGCTTTGATAGAAGTCCCAGTGCGAGGCCGCGTGCCGTTCCGGATTCATCGCGACGAAGCCCGTGTGCTGCAGGAAGCCCGGATACACGTGGCGGCCGACGCCCGGATAGTTCGACGGCACGATGTGAATCACGTTGTTTTCGAACCACTCGTACGAGTGCTGGACGGCGAGCGAGTTGACCGACGTCGGGCTCTTACGCGCGTCGATCGGGCCGCCCATCATCGTCATCGTGCGCGGGGTGTCTTCACCGCGGCTCGCCAACAGCGAGATTGCCGCGAGTACCGGTACCGTCGGCTGGCAGACCGAGATCACGTGCAGGTTCTTGGCGCCGATGTGGCGGATGAATTCCTGGATGTACGCGACGTAGTCGTTGAGATGGAACTCGCCCTCTTCGAGCGGCACCATGCGCGCGTCGATCCAGTCGGTGATGTAGACCTTGTGGTCCTGCAGCAGCGTGGTCACCGTGTCGCGCAAGAGAGTGGAGTGGTGGCCGGAGAGCGGCGCGCACACCAGCACGACGGGTTCGTCCTTCAGTTGCGACACGGCGCCGCTATCGTCGGCGTAGCGCTTGAAGCGCAGCAGGCGGCAAAACGGCTTTTCGATGATCGTCTGCTCGACGATCGGAATGTTGTGGCCGTCTTTAACGATCTGATGAATGCTGAATTCGGGCTTTTCGTAATCCTTGCCGAGGCGGTACAGCAATTCGTAGGCGGCCGACAGGCGCGTCGCGCCGGGCACGTAGGCGAGCGGGCTCGCCGGGTTTGCAAACGACTTCGACGCCGCCTGAGCCCAGGCCGTCATGGGGCTCAGCAGCGCGCGCTGGAATTCGTGAAACTGGTAAAGCATGGTGGGAGGCTCCCGCGTGTGGGGACGGTTCGCGTGGGGCGGCGCGTGGCGTCGCGGCGTGCCGTGTTAACTCGTTGTTTCCGGGCCGGTCAAACGTGTCGATAATATAGGACAACACCTAATTGTGCAATGCAGCAATTTTGCGTTTTCGGGAGTGTTTTCCCGTATTTAGGATTGCTCCGTCCCTGCCGATGTAAGCCGTTTACAGTTGCCTTTCGATGCGCCGCCGGGTGGCACTGCGCCGCACCAATTTCACCGGCAATCGAGCCTCGGCCGACCCTTCGTCGGCCCGTCACTGGCCCTTTTTCCGCTCACGCGTTTTGGCGTCCCGCTTCCTCGGATTGCGCGCCGTTCTGCGCAGGGTGGCCGGTCGCGCGAGTCATCCCCTGTTCGTGCCGCATCAGGTTCAAGCCGGTATGCACGAGCGCCACGTGCGAGAACGCCTGCGGGAAGTTGCCGACGAGCCGCTTCGTCGCCGGATCGTATTCCTCCGATAAAAGACCGACGTCGTTGGCGAGCGCCAACAAACGCTCGAAGAGCGCGTGTGCATCGTCGAGACGTCCTTGCAGCGCCAGGTTGTCGACCAGCCAGAAGCTGCAGGCGAGGAACGTGCCTTCGCCGGGCGGCAGGCCGTCGTCGACGTCGCCGGTGTGATAGCGCAGGACAAAACCGTCGCGCATCAGGTTCTTTTCGATCGCATCGACCGTGCCCGCGATGCGCGGATCGCTGGGCGGCAGAAAACCCAGCAACGGCATCAGCAGGGTGGATGCATCGAGGTCGTCGCTTCCATAGGCTTGCATGAACGCGTTGCGCGCCGGGTTCCATCCCTTCGCGCAAACGTCGGCGTGAATCTGCTCGCGGACTGCGCGCCAATGCTCGAGCGGCGCGGGCAGGTCGAACTTTTCCGACGAGCGGATCGCGCGATCGAAGGCCACCCACGCCATCACCTTCGAGAACGTGAAGTGCTGGCGGCCGCCGCGCACTTCCCAGATGCCTTCGTCGGGCTGCTGCCAGATCGTCTCGAGATGGTCGAGCATCGCGCATTGCACCGACCACACGGTCTCGTCCGTCTGCAAGCCGCCGACGCGCGCGAGATGCAGCGCGTTCATCACTTCGCCATACACGTCGAGCTGCAGCTGACCGACCGCGTTGTTGCCGATACGCACCGGCTTCGCGCCCTGGTAGCCGGGCAGCCAGTCGATCTCCGATTCCGGCAGCCGGCGCTCGCCGGCCAAGCCGTACATGATCTGCACTTGCGACGGCGAGCCCGCCATCACGCGGCCGAGCCAGGCCCGCCACGCGCGCGCCTCGTCGTAGTAGCCGCCGCGCATCAGCGCGAGCAGCGTGATGGTGGCGTCGCGCAGCCAGCAATAGCGGTAGTCCCAGTTGCGCGTGCCGCCGAGGTGCTCGGGCAGCGATGTGGTCGGCGCCGCGACGATGCCGCCGGTCGGCTCGTAGGCGAGCGCCTTGAGCGTGATCAGCGAACGGCGGATCGGCTCGGCGTAGCGGCCGGTTACCACGCAGCGCGACGACCAGTCGCGCCAATGATTTTCGGTGCGTGCGAGCGACGTATGCGGATCGCGCGCAGGCGGGATGCGCAAGTGCGAAGGCGCGTACGCGAGCGTGAACGGCACGCGCTCTCCCGCCGACACCGTGAACTCGGAGACGGTGCGCATGTTTTGGCCGCGCAACTCGACCGGCGTGCGGAGCACGACGGTGTCCGGCCCGACGATCGCCTTGATGCCGTTGTCGCGCGAAAGGCTCGTGACCCACGGCACCGAAAAGCCGTAGTCGAAGCGCAGCACCAGCTCCATCCGCATGCGCACGGTGCCGCGCTTGCCGACCACGATGCGCGCGAGTTCGGACCAGCCGTTGCCGGGCGGCATGAAGTCGACGACGGTCACGGCGCCCTCGGCCGTTTCGTAGTCGGTTTCGAGGACCAGCGTCTCGCCGCGATAGCGGCGCGTGATCTTCGGCACCTCGTCCGTCACGGGCGCGAGCAGCCAGCGGCCGTGCTCGGGTGCGCCCAGCAGCGCGGCAAAACAGGCGCCGGAATCGAAGCGCGGCCAGCAGAGCCAGTCGACGGAACCGTCGCGGGAGATCAACGCGGCGGTATGGCCGTCGCCGACGAGTGCGTAGTCTTCAATGGGTGCGGGCATGGGCAAGTCGCGGGTAAAAAGTGCTGAAACGTGATCAGGGCAACAGACTAATGGTAAATAATGGTCAAAGACGGCAAGAAGACAGGAGAAACTAATCGGCAATCGGCAGATAACGGCAAAAAGAATGCATCTTTCGTTGCCATGGCCGGATCGGCGTCGCTACAATCAGGCTTCGAACTATGCAGGCCCACGTGCGGTATCCGTCGCGATGCCATACGAATGCGGCCATTGACACGCTCGTGTATTGCACCCTTTGCGAGGATAAGACGCCATGCTGAATCCGTCGAAAGTCGACTGCATCACGATTCTCTCCGCCGCCAGCGAACTTGGCGACGGCGCATTCCTGCCTCTCGAGCATCATCGTCTCGGACTCACGCGCAACGGCCTGGAAACGGCAGCTGTGTTTCTCATCGAACGTGCATGCTTTACGGGCCACCGTCGCGAAGACGATGGCCATTATGCGGTGGGCGGTCTGTCGTTGCAGGGGCGGCTGCGTCTCGAGCAATTCGTGAACGGCTGACGGACCACGGATCGCGCCTGCGCGGCGTAGCGATGAGCCGAACTCGAACCGGCCGGCATTCGTGCCGCCCGGTTGCGCTCGTCACAGGTGATGCGGTCCGCCCGCGCCGAACAGCCCGATCACGCCGATGATGATCAGATACAGCGCGACGATGTAGTTCAAGAGGCGCGGCATCACCAGAATCATGATGCCGGCGATCAGCGCGACGAGCGGTCCCAGGCTCAGTGTGATGTTCATTGTTGGCTCCTTGGGTGGGTGACGTCAGGGGACGGCATCATGTTTCGCAGTCCTTGCGCAATGCGTTCCCGGCACGACGAGCCCGCCGCTTTGGCCCGCGCATCGCGGCAATAAAGGCGGCAGCAATAAAAACGGACCCGCACGACAGAGCGTTCGCGCGGGCCCGAAACTGCCGTCCCACGGGGGGCGGGGGCGGCAGGGAACGAAATCGGCGATTCGGCGATCTCTTGCTTCAAGAGAGCGGCATTGTTCGACGTCCGCGCACTCGGCCCGCCTGCTTTCAAGCAACGCCTATGCCTAGGCTGGCCGCCATGCCGCGCACATCGAGTGCTTCGATCGATCCTCTCCGCTAACGCAGTTTCGTCACGACGCGCTGCGCTCGCGGCCGGCTATCGATCCGGCGTTGCGCGATGACTAACTCTTGCAATCGCCGCGCACGATTTACGCGCGGAGCGTGCCCGGAGAGTCATAAGATGAAATCGGCGCTGGCCCTTATCGGCTTCGCAACGACGCTCGCAGTGTCGGGCGCGATGGCGCCAGCGTAGGGTTTTGAGGGGCATCGCCCCTAGCATCTTTTACGGCCGCCGGCACGCCAGATTGACGGATCGACTCACCCGGCCTGGGCGGCGACGATGAATAACATAGAATCGAAAGCGCATGACCCGGTCCGTCCGGCGATATGCTCGCCTTGTCCGGCAAGGCCGAGCGGTGTGCGGCCCTAGCGTTACACGGAAAGTGTGGAGTGCGCAATTTCTGCGGGGGCGGTAGTGCTCTCTTACAACACATGATTGGCGAAAGCGGTATAGACTCCCACACCGCAACGCCTGAAGAAGCGCAGTTGCATCGAGTACCAGTAGTCACAGTTCGTCCAGCGGTCCCCTTCCTGTGCGACTTCCATAGGGATCGTCGCCAACTATGAAAAAAGGAGAATGTGAATGAAGGCTATTCAGGCAATCAAGCTGGCTAGCGGCGCGCTGATCATCGCGGCATCCGTGAGCGCCTTTGCGCAAGCAAGCGGTACGGACATGGCCTCGGCTCCCGCAGCAGGCATGTCGAAGCATCATCTCAAGATGTCGCCGGCTGAACGCGCATTGAGCAAGAAGGTGCGCGCGGCCCTTGCCAAGGCGAAGGGCGTGTCGGCTGCGAACATCATTGTGCGTGCCCAAAACGATGCCGTGATCCTGGAAGGCTCGGTGCCGGATCAGGGACAATCCGACAAGGCCACCACTGTCGCGCAAGGCGTCGCCGGTGTGGGCTCGGTCAAGAACGACCTGACCGTGAAGGAAGAGGGCCAGTAATTCCGGTCCGCGGCGAGGCCCCCTCCGTTTGCGAGGGGGCTTTGCTTTTTCTGCTTCTGCTTCTGCCATTGATCGGCATCTGCTTCACTTCCCCCCGCTCGTTTCCATTCCCGACTATTCCGCCGGCCCTGGCGCCAGCACTTCGCGGCTGCCGTTGATGCCCATCGACGACACCAGCCCCGCCGCCTCCATCTGCTCGACGAGCCGCGCCGCGCGGTTGTAGCCGATGCGCAACTGACGCTGCACCGACGAGATCGACGCGCGCCGCGTGCGCACGACGAACGCCACGGCTTCGTCATAGAGCGGATCGGCTTCCGGGTCGGGCGCATCGCCGAACAGATCCTGCGCAGCGCCTTCGCTTGCCGGCCCCTCGAGAATGCCTTCCTCGTACTGCGGCTCGCCGAATTGCTTCAGATGGTCGACGATCCGATGCACTTCCTCGTCCGCGACGAACGCGCCGTGCACGCGCTGCGGGTAGCCGGTGCCGGGCGGCAGGAACAGCATGTCACCCTGGCCGAGGAGCGACTCGGCGCCCATCTGATCGAGGATGGTGCGCGAATCGATCTTTGACGACACCTGGAACGCGACGCGGGTCGGAATGTTCGCCTTGATGAGACCGGTGATCACGTCCACCGAGGGACGCTGCGTCGCCAGAATCAGATGGATGCCGGCCGCGCGCGCTTTCTGCGCGAGCCGCGCGATCAATTCTTCGATCTTCTTGCCGGCGACCATCATCAGATCGGCGAGCTCGTCGATCACGACCACGATGAGCGGCAGCGTCGACAGCGGCTCGGGCGCCTCGGGCGTGAGCGAGAACGGATTGGTCAGCTTTTTTTCGGCGCGCTCGGCGTCACGCACCTTCTGGTTGAAGCTCGCCAGATTGCGCACGCCGACCGCCGACATCAGCTTGTAGCGCTTCTCCATTTCGCCGACGCACCAGTTGAGCGCGTTGGCCGCGAGTTTCATGTCCGTGACGACCGGCGCAAGCAGATGCGGGATGCCCTCGTACACGGAAAGCTCGAGCATCTTCGGATCGATCATGATGAGGCGCACGTCCTCGGGCGTCGCCTTGTAGAGCAGCGACACGATCATCGCGTTGATCGCCACCGACTTGCCCGAACCGGTCGTGCCGGCCACGAGCATGTGCGGCGCTTTCGCGAGATCGGTGACGATCGGATGGCCGATGATGTCCTTGCCCATCGCGAGCGTGAGCTGTGACGCCGAGTTCTGGTAGGCACTCGATTCGAGGATCTCCGAGAGGCGGATCGTCTGCCGCTTCGCGTTCGGCAATTCGAGGCCCATGCAGGTCTTGCCGGGGATCGTCTCGACCACGCGGATCGACGTGAGGCCGAGCCCGCGCGAGAGGTCCTTCATCAAGCCGACGATCTGGCTGCCGCGCACGCCGAGAGCGGGCTCGACTTCGAAGCGCGTGATGACAGGGCCGGCGGACGCGCCGACCACCGTCACCGGCACTTTGAATTCCTGCAGGCGCTGTTCGATCAACTGACCGGTTTCGGCGAGACGCTCTTCGGGGATCGTCTCGATGTCGCCGGAAGCGCGCTCGAGCAAATCGAGCGAGGGCAGCTCGACCGACGATGCCTTCGGCGCGTGGAATTCGAACTCGGTCGGCGCATGGCCGCGCAGGGCAGGGCGCGGGGCGGAGGGTTCGGATGTGTCTGCGGCGGCAGGTGCGGCGTTTTCGGCTTGCGCTGCCGGGACCGCAGCGGGTTCGGGCTGCGTTGCGCCGGGGAAGCGGACGACGTTTGATGGCGCGGCGTCGTTGGCGGCCGGCTCGGGGTGCGCGCCGGACTGCAATGCGCTCGCGGGTTGCGATGTGTTCTCCTGCGCCTTCTCGCTAAGGTTGCCGGAGGGTGGCGCCGGTTCTTCCGGTGTCGCTACTGACGATGCCGACGGTTGCATTGCGCCCGTCGCCGCTGTCGGTGCGGCTGGTGCGGTCGCCGGCGCATTGCCGGGGCGCAGCAACGCATCGAACGTGATCGACGCAGCCCAGCGCGGCGCAGGCGCCGCGACAGGGACGGCCACGGGCGGCACCGGTGCCGCCGCGGGCGGATTCGGCGCTTGATGAGACGGTGCGGCAGGCAGCGCCGGTTCGTCGGCTGCAGCCCAGGGCGCAAGCGGCTGGGGCGGTTGGGGCGTTTGCGGCGCTTCCACATCGGCTTCAACGTGGGCGGCAAGCTCAGGCGCGACGGTGGCGGCTGCCTGATTCTCCACGGCGGGTTCATCGGCAACGGCATGCGCATGGGCTATCGGAGCCGATTCGCCAAGCGTTGCCGGTGTCGCATCGTCTGATGGAGAACTCGCCGCTGTGCTGCCGCGGCGGGCGAGGCTCGCGCCTGCAAGCGTCGTCCAGCGCGCGGCGTTTTCCTCGATTGCGCGCAGCGTCTCCTGCACGCTCGCGGACGGCACCGGCGGCGCCGCTTTCGGATAGTCGGGCTGGTGAGGCGTCGTGACCGGATAGCGGCGAGTCACAGGGCGCGGTGCTGCCGGCGCAGGGCGAGACCCGACGGGCGGTCGCGGCGGCGCGGTTCGCCGCGTTGCCTCCGCGGCTTTCGATGCGGTCGACCCGAGCGCAACGGGGCGCGAATTCGATGCGTTCATCGGCGTGCGCGGCACGCCGTTCGCCATCGCGCCGAATCCGGTGGTCGTATCGCCTGGCGCTGCGCTCGTGCCGGCGGCCGAGCCGCGCCTGCCGATCAGCGCATCTGCGTCCAGTACGCCGGCGCCCGGCATATCAGGGCCCAGCGCGCCCGCATTCGCGGATGCCGCCTGATCGCGCAGCCAGCCTGCAGGTGCTACGGGTTCCGCCGGCGCACCGTGGCGCGCGCCGCTGCTGCCGCCACGCGAAACCGCCGGCGGACGCCAGACGGTCGGCCGCGCGTATCGGCCAGTTTGCTTGGGCGCCATCGGATTCGCGCTCGCGCCGGACACAGCAGATGCCGCCGCCGCGCTGGACGCAACCGACGCGGCAGAGGCGCTCGCCGCTTCGGCAACGCGCCGGGCGCGCGGCTCGTCGTCGCGTTTTTTCCCGTCGAGCGGCAAGCCGAGCCCGAACGCGACGTTGGCCCAGCGCAGCACGCTAGTCCAGCGAAAGCCGATGAGCCACGGCACGCTCACGAACATCAGCGAGAGCATCGCGAGCGGCGTGCCGATCCGGCCGAACAGATGCCCAAAGCCGGAGGCGAGCGCGTGGCCGAGCCCGTCGGCGCCGCTCGAAGCGAAGCTCGCCTCGAGCGTGCAGCTTGCGAGCAGCACGCCCGCGAAGCCGAGCCACAGACGGATCGTGCCGGGACCGCGCAGCCCGCTGCCGCCCGGCAGCGCGGACTTCGCAAGGCGCCAGAAAAGAGGAAGGAACCAGACGGCGGAAACGCCGAACCAGCCGAGGACTACCGTATGCAGCATGCTAGAGCCAGAGACTGACGATGGACGGACACGCGCTTTTCGCGCAACCCGCCGAGTTTAACCGGTGAAGCGAGGCGCTTCTACGACAGCGGCGGGCACGCCGGGTGCCCAAAAGAGGCGAGCAAGGGGCTTCGCCGCCGCGCCCGGCAAACCGCCGCGCGCGTTCGATGCGCGCCGGCGTCGCGACGGAACATGGCATGAGCGCTGCGCGCTGCGATCATTGGCCGCGAGGATGCGAAAAAATCAGCGTCTCACCGTTTTCGAACACGATCTGCAATTGCTGAGGCGGCTTCATTTGCACGCCCGCTTTCGCGACGTGCGCGAGCCCGTCGAGATACGCGCCTTCCAGATCCCCCGCCGGAGATTGACACGCCTTGCGCGTGCTGGCGAGCGGGCCGAACGACAAGCTGCCGTTCTTGAGCGTGTAGCTGCCCATATAGCGGTTGCAGCCCGAGAAGCCGCTCACGCGGCGCTGGCCGCCGGCGGTCGAGAAGTCGAGCGTGAGCGCGTCGCCGCTCGCGCCGTTTGTGCCGTTCCCGGCTTGCGGAAGCGCGCGCGTGCTGCCGTCGGCGTTTTTCCACTCCGCCAATTCCCAGCTCGTGTCGTCGAGCAATTGCGTTGCCGCGGGATTGAACGGGTCGCTTGGCGGCGCGGACGAATCGAGGTGCTTCGGCATCGCGCAGGCGGCGGCGAGCGTGGCTAAGGTCAACGCGCTCAATGAGATCCTTGCGCGCGCAAAAACGGTGGCGCGTCGCGGCGCGGTTGACTGATTCGGCATGGCCTCGTTCCTCTTCAAGCTGGCGAAGGCGTAAGGGTAACGCACTCCGCGGCCTCTGCGTCGCGAGTCTGGGGTCTGCCGTTCGGGAGATGTGTCGTGCCGATGCGTAGTGTTAACATCGCGGCTCCATCGCTTCATCTCTTTCGATATTTCGGGAATTCTCATGCAGATCGGTCAACGCTTCGGCACGCCGCTGTCGAAATCGGCCACCCGCGTCATGCTGCTCGGCGCCGGCGAACTGGGCAAGGAAGTCATCATCGCGTTGCAGCGGCTTGGCGTCGAAGTGATCGCCGTCGACCGCTATCCGAACGCGCCCGGCCATCAGGTCGCGCATCGCGCGCACGTCATCGACATGACGGACCGCAACGCGCTCATCGATCTCGTCAAAGCGGAGAAGCCGCATTTGATCGTGCCGGAAATCGAAGCAATCGCCACCGACGCGCTCGCCGAGATCGAAGCCGCCCGCCTCGCCGAAGTCATCCCGACCGCGCGCGCGACGCAGCTCACGATGAACCGTGAAGGCATCCGGCGCCTCGCCGCCGAGGAGCTCGGCCTCGCGGCGTCGCCCTATGCGTTTGCGCAATCGCTCGACGAGTTGAAGGCGGCGATCGCGAAGATCGGCTATCCGTGCGTCGTGAAGCCGGTGATGTCTTCGTCGGGCAAGGGGCAGTCGGTGCTGAAGAGCGAAGCCGATGTCGAGACCGCGTGGCAGTACGCGATGGCGGGCGGCCGCGTGAACCACGGGCGCGTGATCGTCGAGGGCTTCATCGACTTCGACTACGAGATCACCCAGTTGACCGTGCGCGCGATCGATCCCGCAAGCGGCGAC comes from Trinickia violacea and encodes:
- a CDS encoding DUF3096 domain-containing protein, yielding MNITLSLGPLVALIAGIMILVMPRLLNYIVALYLIIIGVIGLFGAGGPHHL
- a CDS encoding polyhydroxyalkanoate depolymerase: MLYQFHEFQRALLSPMTAWAQAASKSFANPASPLAYVPGATRLSAAYELLYRLGKDYEKPEFSIHQIVKDGHNIPIVEQTIIEKPFCRLLRFKRYADDSGAVSQLKDEPVVLVCAPLSGHHSTLLRDTVTTLLQDHKVYITDWIDARMVPLEEGEFHLNDYVAYIQEFIRHIGAKNLHVISVCQPTVPVLAAISLLASRGEDTPRTMTMMGGPIDARKSPTSVNSLAVQHSYEWFENNVIHIVPSNYPGVGRHVYPGFLQHTGFVAMNPERHAASHWDFYQSLLRGDEEDAEAHRRFYDEYNAVLDMAAEYYLDTIRIVFQEFRLAEGTWVIDGEPVRPQDIKKTALFTIEGELDDISGDGQTRAAQDLCSGIPAKNKRHFTAEKCGHYGIFSGRRWRTIIYPQLRDFILAHNREPKTERAAVEA
- a CDS encoding DNA translocase FtsK; the encoded protein is MLHTVVLGWFGVSAVWFLPLFWRLAKSALPGGSGLRGPGTIRLWLGFAGVLLASCTLEASFASSGADGLGHALASGFGHLFGRIGTPLAMLSLMFVSVPWLIGFRWTSVLRWANVAFGLGLPLDGKKRDDEPRARRVAEAASASAASVASSAAAASAVSGASANPMAPKQTGRYARPTVWRPPAVSRGGSSGARHGAPAEPVAPAGWLRDQAASANAGALGPDMPGAGVLDADALIGRRGSAAGTSAAPGDTTTGFGAMANGVPRTPMNASNSRPVALGSTASKAAEATRRTAPPRPPVGSRPAPAAPRPVTRRYPVTTPHQPDYPKAAPPVPSASVQETLRAIEENAARWTTLAGASLARRGSTAASSPSDDATPATLGESAPIAHAHAVADEPAVENQAAATVAPELAAHVEADVEAPQTPQPPQPLAPWAAADEPALPAAPSHQAPNPPAAAPVPPVAVPVAAPAPRWAASITFDALLRPGNAPATAPAAPTAATGAMQPSASSVATPEEPAPPSGNLSEKAQENTSQPASALQSGAHPEPAANDAAPSNVVRFPGATQPEPAAVPAAQAENAAPAAADTSEPSAPRPALRGHAPTEFEFHAPKASSVELPSLDLLERASGDIETIPEERLAETGQLIEQRLQEFKVPVTVVGASAGPVITRFEVEPALGVRGSQIVGLMKDLSRGLGLTSIRVVETIPGKTCMGLELPNAKRQTIRLSEILESSAYQNSASQLTLAMGKDIIGHPIVTDLAKAPHMLVAGTTGSGKSVAINAMIVSLLYKATPEDVRLIMIDPKMLELSVYEGIPHLLAPVVTDMKLAANALNWCVGEMEKRYKLMSAVGVRNLASFNQKVRDAERAEKKLTNPFSLTPEAPEPLSTLPLIVVVIDELADLMMVAGKKIEELIARLAQKARAAGIHLILATQRPSVDVITGLIKANIPTRVAFQVSSKIDSRTILDQMGAESLLGQGDMLFLPPGTGYPQRVHGAFVADEEVHRIVDHLKQFGEPQYEEGILEGPASEGAAQDLFGDAPDPEADPLYDEAVAFVVRTRRASISSVQRQLRIGYNRAARLVEQMEAAGLVSSMGINGSREVLAPGPAE
- a CDS encoding BON domain-containing protein: MKAIQAIKLASGALIIAASVSAFAQASGTDMASAPAAGMSKHHLKMSPAERALSKKVRAALAKAKGVSAANIIVRAQNDAVILEGSVPDQGQSDKATTVAQGVAGVGSVKNDLTVKEEGQ
- a CDS encoding META domain-containing protein translates to MPNQSTAPRRATVFARARISLSALTLATLAAACAMPKHLDSSAPPSDPFNPAATQLLDDTSWELAEWKNADGSTRALPQAGNGTNGASGDALTLDFSTAGGQRRVSGFSGCNRYMGSYTLKNGSLSFGPLASTRKACQSPAGDLEGAYLDGLAHVAKAGVQMKPPQQLQIVFENGETLIFSHPRGQ
- a CDS encoding glycoside hydrolase family 15 protein — protein: MPAPIEDYALVGDGHTAALISRDGSVDWLCWPRFDSGACFAALLGAPEHGRWLLAPVTDEVPKITRRYRGETLVLETDYETAEGAVTVVDFMPPGNGWSELARIVVGKRGTVRMRMELVLRFDYGFSVPWVTSLSRDNGIKAIVGPDTVVLRTPVELRGQNMRTVSEFTVSAGERVPFTLAYAPSHLRIPPARDPHTSLARTENHWRDWSSRCVVTGRYAEPIRRSLITLKALAYEPTGGIVAAPTTSLPEHLGGTRNWDYRYCWLRDATITLLALMRGGYYDEARAWRAWLGRVMAGSPSQVQIMYGLAGERRLPESEIDWLPGYQGAKPVRIGNNAVGQLQLDVYGEVMNALHLARVGGLQTDETVWSVQCAMLDHLETIWQQPDEGIWEVRGGRQHFTFSKVMAWVAFDRAIRSSEKFDLPAPLEHWRAVREQIHADVCAKGWNPARNAFMQAYGSDDLDASTLLMPLLGFLPPSDPRIAGTVDAIEKNLMRDGFVLRYHTGDVDDGLPPGEGTFLACSFWLVDNLALQGRLDDAHALFERLLALANDVGLLSEEYDPATKRLVGNFPQAFSHVALVHTGLNLMRHEQGMTRATGHPAQNGAQSEEAGRQNA
- the rsxB gene encoding electron transport complex subunit RsxB, which encodes MTHPQTLADRIEDLLPQTQCTKCGYAGCRPYAEAIASGEAGYNQCPPGGEEGVARLAALLGKPVIALNPDNGVERPRPLAVIDEQLCIGCTLCMQACPVDAIVGAPKQMHTIVAELCTGCDLCVAPCPVDCIAMVPVTGAATGWDAWTQPQADAARMRHDRHTARLAREREAAEARAAARRAANHTAAAGAPAAGAPASTAPAVDDAEAKKRAIIQAALERARKKKEELAALGQGPKNVDAVSDDVQAQIDAAEARRRRLGIAPEGASGPPAPDAPSPQTTPKR
- a CDS encoding TetR family transcriptional regulator; protein product: MNQPKIKRDPEGTRRRILLAAAEEFANGGLFGARVDQIARRAETNERMLYYYFGSKEQLFTAVLEYVFSALTEAERALDLNGIAPVEAITRLAHFVWDYYRDHPDLLRLVNNENLHEARYIHKSTRIREMISPIVATLSSILERGQRAGLFRSNVDPLRFYVVLSGLGYYIVSNRFTLEATLGRDFSAPAERGEIVQMNTELLLAYLMRR